AATAACTGAAAAATAGAAGTCGCAATACCAATTCCTGAATAGGAAAACGCAGCAATAATACAGCCTACAACCATGACCCATTTACGACCAAATTTATCAGATAGCCAACCTGAATATAGTCCCGTAAATGAACCGACTACTGCCGAGCCAGCTAAAATTGCCCCTACCGTTACTGCGCTGGCATTAAAATCTTGATATAAGATAACAATGAGAAATGGCCAAGCCATAAAATAAGTAGTTCGGGCAAGGAGAGTTCCAACCAATACTGTCCAGATAATATGATTAAAACGAGAAAGACGGCCCCATTGCAGTACACTGCTATTTTCTTCTGCTTTTTCTATTCCGCTATTTCCATCTGCTGTTTTTGTCTCTTCCATACACCCTCCCTGGGATCTGCTACCTAGCCATTTTTATTATTTTTCTTTGTTTAAAAAGTATACCGATTAAGAGAAAATTTATAAGAGTATAAATATCTTAAGTTTATTGAATTTTTTGACAAATCCAGAGTAATTAACTTAAATAGAAACGTTTAGTAAAACCCACACTATCGTTAAGGATTTTTTAACTTAACATACGGATTAATTAAACTTACTAAGTAAATAAAAAGTGATATCTTGCAGCAATCTATGTCTAAAGATAAATCGTATGACTTTTAATAAACAACACTTATTACACTACTCTCCTTTTTATATCGCAGCACTACTTACTCTTACGCCATGGATTAGCTCTCCTACCGCGTTAGTTATGGGCTTTGCTCTTGCCAGTTTCGGATTCGTTCCAACCAATTTTGCTCTTGGCAAAGTCACAAAAAAACTATTGGCTTACTCTATCGTTGGGCTCGGGTTTGGCATTCAACTTAATGAAGCGATTGAAGCAACATCAAATGGCATCGGTATTATTTTAGCCACTATTACAGGTACTCTAATTTTAGGTTGGCTGTTAGCAAAACAGATGAAATTAGATAAAGTCACAGGACACCTAATTGCTTCAGGCACAGCGATTTGTGGCGGAAGTGCGATTGCCGCTGTCGCTCCAGCAATTAATGCAGATGAAGAGTCTACAGGGCTTGCTCTTGCTACGGTATTTGTTCTTAATTCTATTGCACTCTTCATCTTTCCTGTCATTGGTCATGCTTTAGAGTTAAGCCAGCATACCTTCGGAACATGGGCGGCAATCGCTATTCATGACACCTCTTCTGTTGTAGGAGCGGCGTCTGCTTATGGCGAAGAAGCACTTAAAACAGCCACCACATTAAAATTGGCTCGTGCTTTATGGATTGTACCTGTTGCTCTAATCAGTGCATTATTATTTAGAAGCAATAGCAAGAAGATCACTATTCCTTATTTCATTGTTTTTTATTGTTTAGCCATACTGATAAGCGATAACCTGCCGCAATTTGATTTAATTTATCATGGTATTTTTGATGTATCGAAAAAACTGTTGGTTTTATGTTTATTCTTTATTGGATGTGGCATATCAATCGAAAAAATTAAAGCTGCTGGCGCAAAACCACTTATTTTTGGTGTGGCACTTTGGGTGATAATTTCAACCACCTCATTGTTTTATATTATGAATTACGCTTAATTACCCATATAAGGTATAGCAGCCCGTCGTTATGGAATCCTATTTTTTATAAATAGCTACATATCTACGCCTTATAGCCTCTTATACTAACAAACCGTTCGTTATTTGAGAGGCTGTTATGCTTTTTTCCTACTCAAAGTCCAAAGAGATCAAAATGATCCAAAGAGGACTGCTTCAATTCTTCATTCAATGCGTTGTTGTCGCCATTGCCTATCTTGTTATTCGTACTGACATTATCACATTAAAAGATGGGGTAAGTGAGCAGTCACTGACTGAATATTACCAACAATTTTTACTTTTAATTGTTATCTTATCATTCAGTTACA
The window above is part of the Aliivibrio fischeri ATCC 7744 = JCM 18803 = DSM 507 genome. Proteins encoded here:
- a CDS encoding YeiH family protein; the encoded protein is MTFNKQHLLHYSPFYIAALLTLTPWISSPTALVMGFALASFGFVPTNFALGKVTKKLLAYSIVGLGFGIQLNEAIEATSNGIGIILATITGTLILGWLLAKQMKLDKVTGHLIASGTAICGGSAIAAVAPAINADEESTGLALATVFVLNSIALFIFPVIGHALELSQHTFGTWAAIAIHDTSSVVGAASAYGEEALKTATTLKLARALWIVPVALISALLFRSNSKKITIPYFIVFYCLAILISDNLPQFDLIYHGIFDVSKKLLVLCLFFIGCGISIEKIKAAGAKPLIFGVALWVIISTTSLFYIMNYA